The region GACAGATGCACAAGCGGTTGGCTACGGCAGTATGTTGCTCGAAGGCATGCTCGCGGTGCTCGTGATCCTGGCGTGTTCGGCGGGAGTCGGCATGGGATCACTGCAGCGGACGGTCGTCTCCGCTGATGATGCAACCGCTGATGCCCCTGTTGGTACGGTGCTGATCACCCGGGGTGCGGTCACAGGACAAGAGGCTTGGCGAGACTATTACCGGACCGGAGCCAACGGTGAAGAAGACGCCGGTTGGAACAAGCAGAACCTAGCGAAAAAGCTGCGAGCGTTTATCGATGGCGGTGGAAACTTTTTGACAACGTTGGGGATACCGCTACGTCTTGCGATCGCGACCATGGCGGTTTTGGTTGCCTGTTTTGCGGCGACGACATTGGATACGGCAACGCGACTGCAACGGTATGTGCTCAGTGAATTGGCGCTCAGTGCGAATGCAAAACCCCTGGCAAACAAGTATGTTTCCACCGGGATCGCGGTGGGAATCGGCTTGGCAATCGCAATCTTTGCCGGCGAAAAACCGGGTGCCGGTGGGATGACTTTATGGCCACTATTCGGAGCTACCAATCAACTGCTGGCAGGGTTGGCGCTGTTGGTCGCAGTCGTCTATCTGGCCCGCCGCAGCAAACCGGTGGCCGTGGTCCTAATCCCAATGTTCATGATGCTGCTAATGCCAGCTTGGGCGATCACGCTAGACCTGTACTATAAGTGGATTCCGCAGCAGAATATCGTTCTGAGCTTATTTGGGCTGAGTATTCTCGCACTTCAAGTATGGATGACCATCGAAGGCGTGATCGTATTCCGTCGCTGTCGCGGAGTTTTGGAGCCACCAATCGAGGTGGCGTCATCGGGGGTCGGAGCGTAATCTGGATTTCCGAAAAGGACGGTGTGACGAAATGATTCGCCGCATCGGGCTGCCCATCGCGGTGTTTTCCCGGGGGGGGCGTCTAGGAGTGGAACCTTTCTACAGTAAAAGCGTCTTTTCCGGTTGATATCATTGCAAAGCAGGAAACTCTAGCAGCTTGAATACGATAACCAGCAGCAGCCCCCATTTTCGGCGTAGCGAACGCCTCCCAATGTAAATCCGCTGGTTAGTCACCAACGACGTGAACGAATCATGGTCGCCTACCTCGCAGTCCAGAACGGCCCCGAAAAAGGCCGGCATTTCCTATTGGATCCCGATCGCCCGATGCATGTCGGGCGAGGCTCCACGTGCGAGATCATGTTGTCTGATCCGGTCGCGAGCCGCTTTCATGCCGTCGTTTACTTCGAAGAAGGCCTGTGGCAGGTGCGCGACACCGGCAGTCGCAATGGCACGTTAGTCAACGGTCAGAAAATCGACTCGGCCCAGATCATCGATCAAACGCTGGTCAAAATCGGCGGCACAGAGATTCTGTTTGTCAGCCCCGATGAAGACACCGAGGTTGAAGAGGCGTTTCAAACGATCGTTCAAGACATCTCCATGTCGGGGCAGGACGAATACGACGATCCGATGCGTGACATCGCGCACGCGGGGTATTTGTTTGACCTTTATCAGCTGAGCCTGTCGATGCTGCGATCGGGCAATCCGAATGACATCATCGATTCGGTGTTGGAACTGCTGCGTGATCGAGCCAACGCGGACGCGGTCGGCTTGTCGTTTGATATCGGTGACGGCCGCCAACGTCCCCATAAAGTAAGTCCCGCCGATCAGCTTGACCGAGTCAAAATCAGCAAAACAATTTTGCGGCGAGTCATTGGAAACGGCGAAGCCATTTGGGCAAATGACAAACGGTCCGATGACGCCGATGATTCGAAGGAATTGTCGAAGAAGCAAAAGTGGTCCGACGCGATTTACGTTCCGCTGGATACACATGAAGCGAACATCGGTGTGCTGCACCTGTATCGGGATGAGCCATCGTTCAATGAGATCGATTTCGAATTGGCTGTCGCGGCAGCACGCCTTTTGGCCATCGGTCTTCAGCGTGCGTTGGAGCATGACACTCTGAAAGTCGAAGCCAAGCAGATCGCTCAGCGCAACGCGGATACGGATGAGCTAATTGGCGAAAGTCAGGTGATGGTTCGGCTGAAAGAAAAGATCACACGTGTCGCAAAAGCCAACGGCTGTGTCCTTATCCGCGGCGAAAGTGGCTGCGGCAAAGAGCTTGTCGCGCGAGCCGTTCATCGCAGCAGCAAACGTTCTCGCCGTCCAATGCTGACCGTGAACTGCGCCGCGATACCTTCGGAGCTAATCGAAAGCCAACTGTTCGGACACAAAAAAGGCTCCTTTACGGGAGCGGATGCCGATCACGAAGGGTGGTTCCAGCAGGCACACACTGGGACGCTGTTTCTGGACGAAATTGGCGAGCTGACATTGGAAGGCCAAGCCAAGCTGCTGCGGATTCTGGAGGGACATCCCTTCCTGCCCGTCGGCGGAACACAGGAAGTCCACGTCGATGTGCGAGTCATCGCGGCAACCAACCGAGATCTTGCCGAATTCGTTCGTGAAAAACGCTTCCGCGAAGACCTGTTCTATCGGTTGAGTGTTTTCGAATTGCTAATACCGCCGCTTCGTGAACGGGAAGGCGATATCGACCTGCTCGTGGATCATTTCCTAAATCACTTTCGAGCTCAGCACGGTCGATCTAAATTAGAGCTATCCGATCAAGCACGAAAGCGAATGCAGGATTACATGTGGCCTGGCAATGTTCGCCAGCTTCGCAATGTGGTCGACAGCGCAGTCGTCATGGCAGACGGTACCGCGATTGAGCCTGATGATTTGGGTTTGCGTGATGCCGGTGTAAGTCGCTTAGATACGTTCCGGCTCGATGAGTGGGAAAAGCGTCTGATTACCAAAGCTCTGGAACGGACAGACGGCAATGTGCCCAATGCGGCAAAGCTGTTGGGAATCAGTCGCGCGACGGCCTATCGAAAGATTTCCGAATACGAAATCGATCGTTAGTCGATCCGCTTCACAAAGCACTCGCAATTCCGTGAATCTCGCCTGGATCACAACCGCCCCCCTATGAGTCGACTCGCGATCCTTTCGGCTCCCGGTTCACGCGGCGATGTCAATCCGATGATCGCCATCGGTGTCGAACTTCGGCGTCGTGGTTTCGACGTCGCGATCGCATTGGCAGAACCCTATGCACCGATCGCCGAGGCGGCCGGACTGCAACCGCATAGCTTGATCGATCAGCAGCAGTTCGATTCGATGTTGTCGGATGCGTCGACTTGGAAATTGTTGCGAGGGATGCGGCGGGTGATAAAAGGGATCGCATCGGATTTCTTAACACCGCATTTCGAGCTGATCCAAAGGCTCTATCGTCCCGGCAAGACCGTGCTGGTGTCGCACCCGCTTGATTTTGGCTCCCGTATTTTCCGCGAGGTCGAAGAGAGTGTCCCGTTGGTGGATATTCATTTGGCGCCAGTGATGCTTCGAGTCCCACACGCGCCGGCTCGTCTGACACCGTGGCGATTCGAACCGACGGCCAACCCGCATTTGTTTAGGTTCGCCTATTGGCTGGGTGACCGAGTGATCTTGGATCCTTTGTTGTCGCCCGCGATCAATCGAATCCGTCAGCGATACGGATTGCGGCGAGTCAGTCGCGTGATGGACCGCTGGTGGATATCACCGGACCGTGTGTTGGCACTGTATCCGGAGTGGTATGCCCCTTCGACGTTGAATGTGCTTGAACAGCTTCGGCATGTCGGATTCCCCCGTCACGATGGGACGGATGAATCATTCGTGGTGCCCGACAACCGACCCGTTGTGTTTACTGGTGGGACGGCAAATTGGCATACGCGAAAGTTCTTTCAGGTTGCGGCAACGACTTGCGAGAAATTGAATTTGCCTGGTTTACTGTTGGCCAATCACCAGCAGTGCTTTCCTGATGATCTTCCAGAAATCGTGCGTGCACAAACGTATGCACCACTAGCGAAACTTCTCCCGCATTGTCGCGCGATTGTTCATCACGGGGGAATCGGTACGACTTCTCAAGCACTTGCCTCGGGGGTGCCGCAACTGGTTCGCCCGATGGCTTTTGACCAGTTCGACAATGCTGCCAGGATTGAATCCCTGTCCTGTGGGATTTGCCTGCAAAACGATCGTGACCTTGCAAGCGACCTGTGTCGCTTGCTAAATGACAAAACGATCGCTAGCTCGGTTGTTTCCACCGCCACATTGTTTGACGGTTCCTACCCAATTGGTCGGGCAGCGGACGAAATCGAAATCGTCATGACCGG is a window of Stieleria sp. JC731 DNA encoding:
- a CDS encoding sigma 54-interacting transcriptional regulator, whose amino-acid sequence is MVAYLAVQNGPEKGRHFLLDPDRPMHVGRGSTCEIMLSDPVASRFHAVVYFEEGLWQVRDTGSRNGTLVNGQKIDSAQIIDQTLVKIGGTEILFVSPDEDTEVEEAFQTIVQDISMSGQDEYDDPMRDIAHAGYLFDLYQLSLSMLRSGNPNDIIDSVLELLRDRANADAVGLSFDIGDGRQRPHKVSPADQLDRVKISKTILRRVIGNGEAIWANDKRSDDADDSKELSKKQKWSDAIYVPLDTHEANIGVLHLYRDEPSFNEIDFELAVAAARLLAIGLQRALEHDTLKVEAKQIAQRNADTDELIGESQVMVRLKEKITRVAKANGCVLIRGESGCGKELVARAVHRSSKRSRRPMLTVNCAAIPSELIESQLFGHKKGSFTGADADHEGWFQQAHTGTLFLDEIGELTLEGQAKLLRILEGHPFLPVGGTQEVHVDVRVIAATNRDLAEFVREKRFREDLFYRLSVFELLIPPLREREGDIDLLVDHFLNHFRAQHGRSKLELSDQARKRMQDYMWPGNVRQLRNVVDSAVVMADGTAIEPDDLGLRDAGVSRLDTFRLDEWEKRLITKALERTDGNVPNAAKLLGISRATAYRKISEYEIDR
- a CDS encoding glycosyltransferase, producing MSRLAILSAPGSRGDVNPMIAIGVELRRRGFDVAIALAEPYAPIAEAAGLQPHSLIDQQQFDSMLSDASTWKLLRGMRRVIKGIASDFLTPHFELIQRLYRPGKTVLVSHPLDFGSRIFREVEESVPLVDIHLAPVMLRVPHAPARLTPWRFEPTANPHLFRFAYWLGDRVILDPLLSPAINRIRQRYGLRRVSRVMDRWWISPDRVLALYPEWYAPSTLNVLEQLRHVGFPRHDGTDESFVVPDNRPVVFTGGTANWHTRKFFQVAATTCEKLNLPGLLLANHQQCFPDDLPEIVRAQTYAPLAKLLPHCRAIVHHGGIGTTSQALASGVPQLVRPMAFDQFDNAARIESLSCGICLQNDRDLASDLCRLLNDKTIASSVVSTATLFDGSYPIGRAADEIEIVMTGQSVKALQPSEDFTV